The following are encoded together in the Misgurnus anguillicaudatus chromosome 14, ASM2758022v2, whole genome shotgun sequence genome:
- the dnajc11b gene encoding dnaJ homolog subfamily C member 11: protein MAAAVENDFEVDNEDYYSLLNVRREATLEELKSSYRRMCMLYHPDKHRDPELKRQAEHLFTYVHQAYEVLSDPHSRAIYDIFGKKGLEVEGWEVVERNRAPAEIREEYERLQREREERRLQQRTNPKGTISVGIDATDLFDRYDEDFEDAPGGGFPHIEIDRMHISQSIEAPLTNKDTAVLSGSLSTHNGNGGGNINLCVRRVTSARGWGELEFGAGDVRGPLFGMKVFRNVTARCFVTAQWGLQFSSRGVKPNASTMMARHLDQNTMGYLQWRWGSQSAMTTSIVRDTKTSHFTLALQLGIPHSYLMMSYQYKFQDEDQTKVKGSIKTGFFGTVVEYGAERMISRHSVLSATVSIGVPQGVSLKIRLNRASQTYLFPIHLTDQLLPSAVFYATVGPLAIYLAVQKLIIMPYVRAQKEEELEKQKEDSASEIARRKQEAEAAVLLMQESVKRIIDAEESKMGLIILNAWYGKFVSDNSQKHERAKVIDVTVPLQCLVKESKLILTEASKAGLPGFYDPCVGEDKSLKLLYQFRGVMHQVLSGDTEPLKIPKQSHKIQAET, encoded by the exons ATGGCGGCTGCCGTGGAAAATGATTTTGAAGTAGACAACGAAGATTATTATTCTCTGCTCAATGTCAGGAGAGAG GCCACCCTAGAAGAGTTAAAATCGTCTTACAGGCGAATGTGCATGCTCTACCACCCAGACAAGCACAGAGACCCTGAACTGAAGAGGCAGGCCGAGCATCTCTTCACCTATGTACACCAGGCATATGAAG TTCTCAGTGACCCACATTCCCGAGCCATATATGACATATTTGGGAAGAAGGGCCTGGAGGTGGAAGGCTGGGAG GTGGTGGAGAGGAACAGAGCCCCTGCTGAGATTCGGGAGGAATACGAGCGCTTACAGAGGGAGAGAGAAGAAAGACGACTCCAGCAGAGAACAAACCCTAAG GGGACGATAAGTGTGGGTATAGATGCAACGGACCTCTTTGACCGCTATGATGAAGACTTCGAGGATGCTCCAGGAGGAGGTTTTCCCCACATTGAGATTGACAGGATGCACATTTCCCAATCCATTGAG GCACCCCTAACTAATAAAGATACAGCTGTCCTTTCCGGTTCTTTGTCTACCCATAATGGAAACGGAGGAGGAAATATAAACCTGTGTGTTCGACGTGTGACCTCGGCACGAGGCTGGGGAGAG CTGGAGTTTGGTGCCGGGGATGTTAGAGGACCTTTGTTTGGGATGAAAGTATTCCGCAATGTAACCGCACGCTG CTTCGTGACTGCGCAATGGGGACTGCAGTTCTCCTCACGTGGAGTCAAACCGAATGCCTCAACGATGATGGCGAGGCATCTTGACCAGAACACTATGGGTTACTTGCAGTGGCGATGGGGAAGCCAGTCTGCCATGACCACCAGTATTGTCAGGGACACCAAAACCAGTCACTTCACCTTGGCTTTGCAG CTTGGAATTCCTCATTCTTACCTCATGATGAGTTATCAGTACAAATTCCAGGATGAAGACCAGACTAAGGTTAAAGGCTCTATCAA GACTGGGTTTTTTGGCACCGTGGTTGAATACGGCGCAGAGCGGATGATCAGTCGCCACAGCGTCCTTTCGGCAACCGTCAGCATCGGCGTACCCCAAGGAGTCTCTCTCAAAATCAG GTTGAACCGAGCCAGTCAGACCTATCTCTTCCCCATTCACCTGACTGATCAGTTATTACCCAGTGCTGTGTTTTATGCCACCGTGGGCCCGCTGGCCATCTACTTAGCTGTCCAGAAGCTTATCATTATGCCTTACGTACGAGCCCAGAAGGAAGA GGAGCTGGAGAAACAGAAGGAAGATTCGGCTTCAGAAATCGCTCGCAGGAAACAAGAGGCCGAAGCTGCT GTGTTGCTGATGCAAGAGTCAGTGAAGAGAATCATTGATGCTGAAGAATCTAAAATGG GTCTCATCATTCTAAACGCCTGGTATGGCAAATTTGTGTCGGACAATAGTCAGAAGCACGAGAGGGCAAAGGTCATTGATGTTACGGTCCCGCTGCAGTGTTTAGTGAAAGAGTCGAAACTCATTCTTACAGAGGCTTCAAAG GCGGGTTTGCCAGGCTTTTATGACCCGTGTGTTGGAGAAGACAAGAGTCTAAAGCTGCTGTATCAGTTCAGAGGAGTAATGCACCAGGTCCTGTCTGGAGATACGGAGCCGCTGAAGATACCCAAACAAT CTCATAAAATACAAGCAGAGACGTAA